From the Bacillus sp. FJAT-22090 genome, the window AAAGAATATAGAAATTTTATCAAAAAACTATTGAAATAATCTCTAGTTATGGTACAATTAATCTTGTCTTTCAAATTAATATGTCTAGTGATGATGGCGAAGAGGCCACACCCGTTCCCATACCGAACACGGAAGTTAAGCTCTTCAGCGCCGATGGTAGTTGGGGGTCTCCCCCTGTGAGAGTAGGACGTCGCTTGGCATAATAATATTCCGAAGTAGCTCAGTGGTAGAGCAATCGGCTGTTAACCGATCGGTCGTAGGTTCGAGTCCTACCTTCGGAGCCATTTCTGGAGAGCTGTCCGAGTGGCCGAAGGAGCACGATTGGAAATCGTGTAGGCGGGTAACCCTGTCTCAAGGGTTCAAATCCCTTGCTCTCCGCCAGATAATTTTCTCTCTACAAATATAATGGCCCCTTGGTCAAGCGGTTAAGACACCGCCCTTTCACGGCGGTAACACGGGTTCGAATCCCGTAGGGGTCACCATTTAAATAATTAACCAGTGTTTTTGGAGGATTAGCTCAGCTGGGAGAGCATCTGCCTTACAAGCAGAGGGTCGGCGGTTCGAGCCCGTCATCCTCCACCATATAAATTATATAGTTGTCGCGGGGTGGAGCAGTTCGGTAGCTCGTCGGGCTCATAACCCGAAGGTCACAGGTTCAAATCCTGTCCCCGCAACCAAATGGTCCCGTGGTGTAGCGGTTAACATGCCTGCCTGTCACGCAGGAGATCGCCGGTTCGATCCCGGTCGGGACCGCCATTTATTATTTAATAAGTTAGAGATTTAGGATAAGCAAGTATATCGAGGAAGCAATCGAGTGAAAGAAGGAACGTACTAAAGTACGTAACTGACTGAACGGATTTAGCTGACAAAGTGATACGAAACTTAGCGTAAATCAATTGAGATTTAGGATAAGCAAGCAGGTCGAGGAAGCAATCGAGTGAAAGAAGGAACGTACTTAAGTACGTGACTGACTGAACGAGTGAAGCTGACAAAGAGATGCGCAGCTTAGCGTAAATCGAAGAGGCTCAGTAGCTCAGTCGGTAGAGCAAAGGACTGAAAATCCTTGTGTCGGCGGTTCGATTCCGTCCTGAGCCACCATTTAAAATGCCGGAATAGCTCAATTGGTAGAGCAACTGACTTGTAATCAGTAGGTTGGGGGTTCAAGTCCTCTTTCCGGCACCACTAATAGTGGAGGGGTAGCGAAGTGGCTAAACGCGGCGGACTGTAAATCCGCTCCTTAGGGTTCGGCGGTTCGAATCCGTCCCCCTCCACCAGTTTTTATATAGGGGCATAGTTTAACGGTAGAATAGAGGTCTCCAAAACCTTTGATGTGGGTTCGATTCCTACTGCCCCTGCCAATTTATAAGTTAACTTTGAATAATGGCGGTTGTGGCGAAGTGGTTAACGCATCGGATTGTGATTCCGACATTCGTGGGTTCAATTCCCATCAGTCGCCCCATATTCCTTTTGAGTTAGCTCTTTTTTTATTTAATAATGGCGATTGTGGCGAAGTGGTTAACGCACCGGATTGTGATTCCGGCATTCGTGGGTTCAATTCCCATCAGTCGCCCCATTGGGGTATAGCCAAGCGGTAAGGCAACGGATTTTGATTCCGTCATGCCCTGGTTCGAATCCAGGTACCCCAGTTTTTTGCGGAAGTAGTTCAGTGGTAGAACACCACCTTGCCAAGGTGGGGGTCGCGAGTTCGAACCTCGTCTTCCGCTCCAACTATAATTCGGCGGCATAGCCAAGTGGTAAGGCACAGGTCTGCAACACCTTTATCACCGGTTCAAATCCGGTTGCCGCCTCCAATTATTAATTTAACATTTGAAACACTTTATTTGCCGGTGTGGCGGAATTGGCAGACGCGCGGGACTCAAAATCCCGTTCTTTCGAGAGTGTCGGTTCGACCCCGACCACCGGTATCATTATTTAAATTTTGATTTGTTTTAATAAAAATAAAATCCTCGTAAATGTTATTAAATTAACATTTACGAGGATTTTTTTGTTTTTGAGAAAAGGATATTTGTATTGTTGCTAGAAAGTATAAGTTCCCATTTACATGTTGTATGTAGATAGCATTATTCCTTCTTTTTTATCGATGTTGATCTACAAGAATTTGATTCCCATCTGGATCTTCAATTGTAAAATGTTCCACATTTATTGTTAGATACATACTTATCACCTCGAAGATTAGTATGAAATGTAGAATCGATTTTGTACATAGTTATTCAAGCACTAGTGTACATATTTAAATTATCATTTGTAAATTTGGCTTCCATGTTCATCTTATTCATGCAACAGAAGAGCATATCTATATGGCTCATGAAAAATAAAAACGAAAAGGAATACATTGTTTTTTAAAGAGGATGTTCAAAAAGTTCGGTAAGAATGACACATCGAATTTGCTTAATATCAAGGGCCAGCCTTGTCTGATCCTTGAATATTTCATCGGTTAACTGGTACTGCATCCATATCCCTAGTCATCCCCTACTCACCACGTTGTTCGGAGCATAACCGAAGTATAAATTCTTTCATATCGACAATACGTGGGAATGTTGGTCTTGCGGTGGTTCCTGCAATCAATAATGGTACAAGTGTTTCTTGTTTGTGTAATGAACCGTGCGCTGCCCCACTAAGGTGGAATGGTGTGGATTGGGCTTTAAAATCACAACCTGGTTTAGCGTTAACGACAATGAAACTACCCGAATGGGAGTGTAATGCACTATAAATCCTAGCTAACGCATCTGGATAATTCCCGTAAGATAACTCTTTTCCATTTTTTACATGCAAATCCAGAAGTTCGATGTTTCCCTCTATACTCCATGTCTGGTTATATTCATCCTTGTATTTACCATTTGGACAGAAACGCAATATTCCTTGTCTCATGCCAGATGTAATGTTTATATAGTTATTATCCTTCCAGGCAATTATATCGATTCGTCGATCATTCATTAGACGTTCTGCAATAACGGATAATGGCAGGTTCTTATCCAATATGTAAATATAAGCCATACGCTGATTTACACATAGGACAAGCTGGTCTTTTTTACGTACGCTTCTTTCAAGTCTGGATATGCGATAATTTTTTAGTATTTTACGTAAATCAATAATAAATTTCCGGTAGTTGGAACCGGTTGGAGAATGGCCGTTATCTCCCATCACCATCCATACATTCCGATTGAGAGCTTCTTCCCAGCTTGGATACATATTCAACGCTTTTTGGATTTCTCGGTCAATTTTTGTAATTCCTTTTAAATCTTTCGGACCCTTGAAATGAAGGCGGGTGTCCATATCTTGAAATATGCAGAATGTAAATCCTGGGAGTTTGTCCTTACGTATTAAATATCTGAGCTCCCGGGCTGTAAATTTATAATTTCCAGCAGCTATTTGCGTTGTGAATCCCCACGGTCGCAATTTAGAAAAGAGACCTAAAGAGAAAATGGATGTGGCGTTGGTTGTCCATTCACCGTCCTTGAAGCGGGTCAGTGTACTGAGTAATCGAGGTACGTGTAACCGATGGGGGGTATTTCCGCGATAGACAAAAGAATTAATAGAAGCGGAAGGAATTCCCTTGTTGGCCAAATCCTCATAAATTGTAGAAACCTCACTACTTAAATGCTCATTATTCAGTCGGTAAAGCATGTTATGGGCGGTACTACGCATTCCTAACCTAAACGTTTCGCGAAAACCAGTCCCGTAGTTAATAATCTCCATTCTGGAATCATCGTACCAAGTTAAGCCAGGAACATGGTGTTCATCAGCATATGTACCTGTCAAGAGAGTGCTATCAATAGTGACAGACATTGTCGGAAATGAACTCACCATATTGGGAATATAACTGCCGTTTTCCATTAGAAATTTTAAGGCAGGAGCTTGTCCGGTTTGGATGGCAATTTCTAGCGGTTCGGGCATCAAAGAATCAATGTTTAGCAAAATTACTGGTTTTAGCGTTTGTGGGTCTTGCTTCATATGGTTTCATCCTCACTACCATTTACTTTTAGAAAATACACTATTTTATATCTTTTGATTTTTAGAATTTATTATACTACCCACTTTTTTCCTGTAGAGATGAAAAGGGACTTGAAGTAGTGTCAGTGAAAAGTGTTGTTAACTTATTCCAGTATTTCGAAACGCCAATCCATGTTAATTTTGAGAAAGAAATAGAAGTAATTGTAAAAGAACGAGAAAAACATGTTTTAATTGAAATGGTATTTGGTGGGAAATTCCAAATAATTGGTTTAACTGATTATAAATCTGGTGGATTAGAAGCTTTTGAAGAAAATTTTAATAAGTTTGGTCAGTTTAGAATACATTTAGATATGTGTATACCATTATTTCCTCTTTTTTATCGATGTTGATCTACAAGAATTTGATTACCGTCTGGATCTTCAATTGTAAAATGTGCTGATCCTTCATTTGTTTCATCTGCTTCAGACAGCATTTTGGTTCCTTTTGCTTTAAGCGTAAATGGGAACTTATACTTTCTAGCAACATTACAAATATCCTTTTCTCAAAAACAAAAAATCCTCGTAAATGTTAATTTAACAACATTTACAAGGATTTTATTTTTATTAAAACAATTCAAAATTTAATTAATGATACCGTTGGACCGAATCCTACTTTATACACACAAACTTTTTGGAAAAGAATTATCTAAGTTAGCTCCGTTATACTAACAGTCTCAATTCCATCAATAATAAATTTGATCTAAGTATAAATGAGGACCATGAAATATACCAACATAATGATAGTAGAACTTTTGAATGCC encodes:
- a CDS encoding alkaline phosphatase family protein; this translates as MKQDPQTLKPVILLNIDSLMPEPLEIAIQTGQAPALKFLMENGSYIPNMVSSFPTMSVTIDSTLLTGTYADEHHVPGLTWYDDSRMEIINYGTGFRETFRLGMRSTAHNMLYRLNNEHLSSEVSTIYEDLANKGIPSASINSFVYRGNTPHRLHVPRLLSTLTRFKDGEWTTNATSIFSLGLFSKLRPWGFTTQIAAGNYKFTARELRYLIRKDKLPGFTFCIFQDMDTRLHFKGPKDLKGITKIDREIQKALNMYPSWEEALNRNVWMVMGDNGHSPTGSNYRKFIIDLRKILKNYRISRLERSVRKKDQLVLCVNQRMAYIYILDKNLPLSVIAERLMNDRRIDIIAWKDNNYINITSGMRQGILRFCPNGKYKDEYNQTWSIEGNIELLDLHVKNGKELSYGNYPDALARIYSALHSHSGSFIVVNAKPGCDFKAQSTPFHLSGAAHGSLHKQETLVPLLIAGTTARPTFPRIVDMKEFILRLCSEQRGE